From Agrobacterium tumefaciens, a single genomic window includes:
- a CDS encoding methionine ABC transporter ATP-binding protein, whose product MVVFEGVTKTFGATGGKTGFAALAGIDYVVPKGSITGIIGRSGAGKSTLIRLANGLEKPSTGRVVVDGVDVSALDEAGLRTLRRSVGMIFQHFNLLSSRTAFDNVALPLEIAGVGKKEIEAKVTPLLELVGLSDKAKRYPAELSGGQKQRVGIARALATSPKLLLSDEATSALDPETTQSILELLKRINAELGLTVLLITHEMEVVKTIASQVAVIDKGLIVEQGRTFDIFTAPKHETTRSLLSSSVGVKLPHWVTSGLKPQPAAGDRVLVRLVFFGETAFQPLTARLVSEIGPDVNILAGTIEEISGEPFGSLVVSYPASPEVAARASAFYAETGLHTEVLGYVA is encoded by the coding sequence ATGGTCGTTTTCGAAGGTGTAACAAAAACCTTTGGCGCCACCGGCGGAAAAACCGGATTTGCCGCGCTTGCGGGAATTGACTACGTCGTTCCGAAAGGCTCGATCACCGGCATTATCGGCCGTTCGGGTGCTGGCAAGTCCACGCTGATCCGCTTGGCCAATGGGCTCGAAAAGCCCTCTACCGGACGTGTGGTTGTAGACGGTGTAGATGTATCCGCACTGGATGAAGCTGGTCTGCGCACGCTTCGGCGATCGGTAGGTATGATTTTTCAACACTTTAACCTGCTTTCTTCGCGCACCGCTTTCGACAATGTGGCGCTGCCATTGGAAATCGCCGGTGTTGGCAAAAAGGAAATTGAGGCCAAGGTTACGCCGCTGCTCGAACTCGTCGGTCTGTCCGATAAGGCAAAGCGTTACCCTGCGGAATTGTCCGGCGGTCAGAAGCAGCGTGTCGGTATCGCGCGCGCGCTTGCCACATCGCCGAAACTGTTGCTCTCCGACGAGGCTACCTCCGCTCTCGACCCGGAAACAACTCAATCCATCCTGGAGCTGCTGAAGCGCATCAATGCCGAACTTGGCCTGACTGTTCTTCTTATTACCCATGAGATGGAAGTGGTTAAGACCATTGCCTCTCAAGTCGCTGTTATCGACAAGGGTTTGATTGTCGAGCAGGGTCGCACTTTCGATATCTTCACCGCACCGAAGCACGAGACGACGCGTAGCCTGTTGTCGTCTTCGGTTGGCGTGAAACTGCCGCACTGGGTCACGTCAGGACTGAAGCCGCAACCGGCGGCTGGAGACCGGGTGCTGGTGCGTCTGGTGTTTTTTGGGGAAACGGCGTTTCAGCCGCTGACCGCCCGTCTCGTCAGCGAAATCGGCCCCGACGTCAATATTCTCGCTGGAACGATAGAGGAGATTTCCGGAGAACCCTTCGGGTCGCTCGTTGTGTCTTATCCAGCCTCACCTGAAGTGGCTGCACGCGCCAGCGCCTTTTATGCAGAAACCGGACTTCACACGGAGGTGCTCGGTTATGTCGCCTGA
- a CDS encoding ABC transporter permease, producing the protein MSPEMLFNLLSKGLLQTLHMVAVAGIVGSILGVPLGVFLATSGKGELFAAPMSNRILGLIVNAARSTPFIILVVAIIPFTRLVAGTSIGTNAAIVPLTVATVPFIARLVEAAIREVDKGLIEAARAMGATPLQIVMKVLLAEAKPGITLALTLTLVSLIGYSAMVGAVGGGGLGDLGIRYGYQRFMPDVMLVVVLVLIVLVQLVQSAGDALARSFDKRNRKS; encoded by the coding sequence ATGTCGCCTGAAATGCTTTTCAACCTTCTGTCCAAGGGGCTTCTGCAGACGCTGCACATGGTTGCCGTCGCAGGCATCGTCGGCTCGATCCTCGGTGTTCCGCTCGGTGTCTTCCTTGCCACCAGTGGCAAGGGCGAACTTTTTGCTGCGCCGATGTCAAACCGCATTCTCGGCCTGATCGTCAACGCGGCCCGTTCCACCCCCTTCATCATTCTCGTGGTTGCGATTATTCCATTCACCCGGCTCGTGGCCGGTACGTCCATCGGTACCAATGCGGCAATCGTGCCGTTGACGGTTGCAACCGTGCCATTCATCGCGCGTCTTGTCGAAGCGGCCATTCGCGAAGTTGACAAAGGGCTTATTGAAGCTGCCCGTGCCATGGGTGCGACCCCATTGCAGATTGTAATGAAGGTTTTGCTTGCGGAGGCAAAGCCCGGCATCACCTTGGCGCTGACCCTGACGCTTGTTAGCCTGATCGGTTATTCCGCCATGGTCGGTGCGGTCGGTGGCGGTGGGCTCGGCGACCTCGGCATTCGCTATGGCTATCAGCGTTTTATGCCGGACGTGATGCTGGTGGTCGTTCTGGTCCTGATCGTGCTCGTGCAGCTTGTCCAGAGCGCCGGCGACGCACTTGCCCGCAGCTTCGATAAACGCAACCGGAAATCCTGA